One window of the Natronomonas marina genome contains the following:
- a CDS encoding DNA-directed DNA polymerase, producing MEQDSEQGTLGAFGGGTDGADRPAGEAAAVAGNGGDSTADLVDLSDRRFPDADGHFELSVTQVDYTIEGSGDDEHPVLHVFGRTADRDPAHVRVYDFRPYFYTPVSELELAVDAEEPLEAQDIVDSRLDHDRLTGVETYGDRSDEVPEGREPSEVVVYESIRGEDLLKVFGQTPRDVGELRDRFDHYEADILFPNRLLIDKDINSGVRVPARELEDGSLKVHHTELEAVECSVEPRVHTLDIEVDDRHGFPEDGEQTIICLTAHDSYRDEYVVWLYESPEGVPGPEAIEEYDPIGEGPVDVEVRGFGDETAMLSDYLEYVDDTDPDVLTGWNFDDFDAPYLIARIDRLAGRDDDLDSDRLSRVDEVWDSGWGGPDVKGRVVFDLLYAYQRTQFSELDSYRLDAVGEEELGVGKERYPGDIGDLWEDDPERLLEYNLRDVELCVELDRKQNIVPFWREVAAFVGCKLEDATTPGDAVDMYVLHKIHGEFALPSKGAQESEAYEGGAVFDPISGVKEMVSVFDLKSLYPMCMVTINASPETKVDPDTYDGDTYVAPNGTHFRKEPDGVIREMVDELLEEREQKKSLRNENEPGTQAYELYDRQQSAVKVIMNSLYGVLGWDRFRLYDKEMGAAVTATGREVIRFTKGIVNESGYEVIYGDTDSVMLEISSADIDDVETTAEQLEALQERYPDMEDEEVESLLATVEVGFELEERINDSYDSFADDELGAAEHRFEIEFEKLYRRFFQAGKKKRYAGSKIWMG from the coding sequence ATGGAACAGGACAGCGAGCAGGGGACCCTCGGCGCGTTCGGCGGCGGGACCGACGGGGCCGACCGGCCCGCCGGGGAGGCCGCCGCCGTCGCGGGCAACGGCGGCGACTCGACCGCCGACCTGGTCGACCTCTCCGACCGGCGGTTCCCCGACGCCGACGGCCACTTCGAGCTTTCCGTCACGCAGGTCGACTACACCATCGAGGGGAGCGGCGATGACGAACACCCCGTCCTGCACGTCTTCGGTCGGACGGCCGACCGCGACCCGGCTCACGTCCGCGTCTACGACTTCCGGCCGTACTTCTACACGCCCGTCTCGGAACTGGAGCTCGCGGTCGACGCCGAGGAGCCGCTCGAGGCGCAGGACATCGTCGACTCCCGCCTCGACCACGACCGGCTCACCGGCGTCGAGACCTACGGCGACCGGTCGGACGAGGTCCCCGAGGGCCGCGAACCGAGCGAAGTGGTCGTCTACGAGTCCATCCGGGGCGAGGACCTCCTGAAGGTGTTTGGCCAGACGCCCCGCGACGTCGGGGAGTTACGGGACCGGTTCGACCACTACGAGGCGGACATCCTCTTCCCGAACCGGCTGCTCATCGACAAGGACATCAACAGCGGCGTCCGGGTGCCCGCCCGGGAACTCGAGGACGGCAGCCTGAAGGTACACCACACCGAACTCGAGGCGGTCGAGTGCTCCGTCGAACCGCGGGTCCACACGCTGGACATCGAGGTCGACGACCGTCACGGCTTCCCGGAGGACGGCGAGCAGACGATCATCTGTCTGACCGCCCACGACTCCTACCGCGACGAGTACGTCGTCTGGCTCTACGAGTCCCCCGAGGGCGTCCCCGGTCCCGAGGCCATCGAGGAGTACGACCCCATCGGCGAGGGCCCGGTCGACGTCGAGGTGCGGGGCTTCGGCGACGAGACCGCGATGCTGTCCGACTACCTCGAGTACGTCGACGACACCGACCCGGACGTGCTGACCGGCTGGAACTTCGACGACTTCGACGCACCCTACCTCATCGCGCGCATCGACCGGCTGGCGGGGCGTGACGACGACCTCGACTCGGACCGCCTCTCTCGGGTCGACGAGGTGTGGGATTCGGGCTGGGGCGGCCCGGACGTGAAGGGCCGGGTCGTCTTCGACCTGCTCTACGCCTACCAGCGGACGCAGTTCTCCGAACTCGACTCCTACCGCCTCGACGCCGTCGGCGAGGAGGAACTCGGCGTCGGCAAGGAGCGCTACCCGGGCGACATCGGCGACCTCTGGGAGGACGACCCCGAGCGCCTGCTGGAGTACAACCTCCGGGACGTCGAACTCTGCGTCGAACTGGACCGCAAGCAGAACATCGTCCCGTTCTGGCGGGAGGTCGCCGCCTTCGTCGGCTGCAAACTCGAGGACGCCACCACCCCCGGCGACGCCGTCGACATGTACGTCCTCCACAAGATTCACGGCGAGTTCGCGCTGCCCTCGAAGGGCGCCCAGGAGAGCGAGGCGTACGAGGGCGGCGCCGTCTTCGACCCCATCTCCGGGGTCAAGGAGATGGTAAGTGTATTTGATCTAAAAAGTCTATATCCGATGTGCATGGTGACCATCAACGCCTCCCCGGAGACGAAGGTCGACCCCGACACCTACGACGGGGACACCTACGTCGCGCCCAATGGCACCCACTTCCGGAAGGAACCGGACGGTGTCATCCGGGAGATGGTCGACGAACTGCTGGAGGAGCGGGAGCAAAAGAAATCCTTGCGGAACGAAAACGAGCCCGGGACCCAGGCATACGAACTCTACGACAGGCAGCAATCAGCTGTCAAAGTTATTATGAATTCGCTCTACGGTGTGCTTGGATGGGATCGATTCAGGCTCTACGACAAGGAGATGGGTGCTGCCGTAACCGCAACAGGCAGAGAGGTTATTCGGTTCACCAAGGGGATAGTCAACGAGAGCGGATACGAGGTGATATACGGGGACACCGATTCTGTCATGTTAGAGATAAGTTCGGCCGACATCGACGACGTAGAGACCACGGCCGAACAGCTCGAGGCCCTTCAGGAGCGGTATCCAGACATGGAAGACGAAGAGGTCGAGTCGCTCCTTGCCACGGTGGAGGTCGGATTCGAACTCGAAGAACGCATCAACGACTCGTATGACAGCTTCGCAGATGACGAGCTGGGGGCAGCAGAACACCGGTTCGAAATCGAGTTCGAAAAGCTCTATCGTCGGTTCTTCCAGGCCGGCAAGAAAAAGCGGTACGCGGGTTCGAAGATATGGATGGGGTGA
- a CDS encoding NUMOD3 domain-containing DNA-binding protein — MHFRSAHDCEPSEWVENRHGTEIADRYESGDGSYVIAADYGWLSPDMVCEIVDTRTPEAALNGSFNPMKRDKVVTEFTGDENPAKRPEVREKISSALTGHTQSEETKRKISRKNSGNEISDEHRRKLSEAASNRDTSYMQTDAYSRALSEALEGREPTYPEPYEVSELSHPVRSSWEEDVATLLTTNDVAYEYEPEFTLSVGSYYPDFVVDDCVIEVKGFATERSVRKAKAFMRECSNHLYVAIGDEIPCDVHVPWDEREKVLEVVSDD, encoded by the coding sequence ATGCATTTCAGATCGGCCCACGACTGCGAACCGTCCGAGTGGGTGGAGAACCGACACGGGACCGAAATCGCCGACAGGTACGAATCCGGAGACGGGTCGTACGTAATAGCCGCCGACTACGGGTGGCTGTCCCCGGACATGGTTTGTGAAATCGTGGATACCAGAACGCCTGAGGCGGCGCTAAACGGGAGTTTCAACCCCATGAAACGTGACAAGGTGGTAACGGAGTTCACCGGTGACGAAAACCCGGCCAAGCGACCCGAAGTCCGGGAAAAGATCAGTTCGGCGTTGACCGGACATACCCAGAGCGAGGAGACGAAGCGAAAGATATCCCGGAAGAACAGTGGGAACGAGATATCCGACGAACACAGACGGAAGCTATCCGAGGCTGCGTCGAATCGAGATACCTCGTATATGCAGACCGACGCGTACAGCCGGGCACTCTCCGAGGCGCTGGAAGGCAGGGAGCCGACCTATCCGGAACCGTACGAGGTCTCAGAGCTATCCCACCCGGTCCGGTCCAGTTGGGAGGAGGACGTAGCCACCTTACTGACCACCAACGACGTGGCGTACGAGTACGAACCGGAGTTCACCCTCTCCGTCGGGTCGTACTACCCCGACTTCGTCGTCGACGATTGCGTCATCGAGGTCAAGGGGTTTGCGACCGAACGGTCGGTGCGGAAGGCGAAGGCATTTATGAGAGAGTGTTCCAACCACCTTTACGTAGCTATCGGCGATGAAATTCCCTGTGACGTGCACGTACCGTGGGACGAGAGGGAGAAAGTACTGGAGGTCGTGAGCGATGACTGA